From the genome of Thermococcus chitonophagus, one region includes:
- a CDS encoding radical SAM protein, protein MKLKDFIIGPSSHISSLCHSIVRGEVFTTCEVGCIYCYARWYRGPHGKPKPIWDVFKLISELGRMQREGLVVTPVRFSALSDPFQGEAKVTLKALKLAYREKVPVVVNTKLIPGKKHVKIMESLGSEGLLVFQVSLSTLENSKTLEPLAPSPQERLDLIRKVSEIGIPVIVRVQPFIPGWIKDIGTFVSEVASAGAEMIILEFLRIKRSLLKFFSKMFPGEEAYREEWSSYLPGTPNEKAPLIQPPLNYRIKVTEEFSREARKEGLAFSTCKEGLFEYHHPLDMDCCGMELLGVDYARRPTLWDLYLEIVEKGYAKPEDLWKRCEREKLLCGDRLKLYPRWFKRGFKVHEKRLESLLKKPHILERIAPSIKYKEGKFIRR, encoded by the coding sequence ATGAAACTCAAAGATTTCATAATAGGGCCCAGCAGCCACATCAGCTCACTCTGCCACAGCATAGTTAGAGGAGAGGTCTTCACGACCTGCGAGGTAGGGTGTATATACTGCTACGCTAGATGGTATAGAGGGCCTCACGGGAAGCCAAAGCCCATATGGGACGTCTTTAAGCTAATAAGTGAGCTTGGCAGAATGCAGAGGGAAGGATTAGTGGTAACCCCAGTTAGGTTTTCTGCATTAAGCGATCCATTTCAGGGAGAGGCTAAGGTCACCCTCAAGGCCCTAAAGCTCGCCTACAGGGAAAAGGTTCCGGTAGTTGTGAACACTAAGCTCATTCCTGGGAAAAAGCATGTAAAAATTATGGAAAGCCTCGGGAGTGAGGGACTTTTGGTGTTCCAAGTCTCACTGTCCACGCTAGAGAACTCAAAAACTCTGGAGCCCCTAGCACCTAGCCCCCAGGAAAGACTTGATCTCATAAGGAAGGTCTCTGAGATAGGAATCCCAGTTATCGTTAGAGTTCAGCCCTTCATCCCGGGATGGATTAAAGATATAGGAACCTTTGTATCAGAGGTCGCATCCGCCGGAGCTGAGATGATAATCCTCGAGTTCCTGAGAATAAAGAGGAGTCTTCTTAAATTCTTCTCTAAGATGTTCCCAGGGGAAGAGGCATATAGGGAGGAATGGTCATCCTACCTGCCAGGAACGCCTAATGAAAAGGCCCCTCTAATCCAGCCCCCTCTGAACTATAGGATCAAAGTAACTGAAGAATTCTCAAGGGAAGCAAGAAAGGAAGGATTAGCATTTTCAACGTGCAAGGAGGGGCTTTTTGAGTACCATCACCCACTTGACATGGACTGCTGCGGAATGGAGCTTCTAGGTGTAGACTACGCGAGGAGGCCAACTCTGTGGGATCTCTACCTGGAGATAGTGGAGAAGGGATATGCAAAGCCGGAGGATCTATGGAAGAGATGCGAGCGTGAGAAGCTATTGTGTGGGGATAGGCTTAAACTATATCCAAGATGGTTTAAGAGGGGCTTTAAGGTTCATGAAAAAAGGCTTGAGAGCCTTCTAAAAAAGCCCCACATCCTAGAGAGAATAGCCCCTTCAATAAAATATAAAGAAGGAAAATTTATCAGGCGATAA